Below is a window of Saccharomonospora viridis DSM 43017 DNA.
CCGGAGTCTGGCCGCGATCCTCACCGAGTACGAGACGCTGCCGGTGCCCGAGGTGGCGCGTATCGGTGAGCAGGTGGCCTCGGCGCTCATCGCCGCCCATCGCGCGGGCATCGTGCATCGGGACATCAAGCCGGGCAACATCCTGATCGACGACAATGGCGTCTGCAAGATCACCGACTTCGGCATCTCCCGGGCCAGTGGTGACCTGACGCTCACCCAGACCGGTCTCATCGGTGGCACTCCCGCGTATCTCGCCCCGGAGTTGGCCAGAGGCGCCGATCCCAAGCCCAGCTCGGACGTGTTCGCCCTCGGGGCCACGCTGTACCACGCGATCGAGGGGGTCCCGCCCTACGGCGACAACACCAACCAGCTCGCGCTGCTCTACGCCGCCGCCAGCGGCAAGATCAACCCGCCGCGGCAAGCGGGTCCGGCCACCGCGTTACTGATGCGGTTGCTCAGTCCGGAACCCGAGGACAGACCGAGCATGACGGAAGCACGGGACAAACTCGCCGCCCTCGCCAGTGGGCAGTCCGCCGTCGCGGCGGCCGTCGCTCCCCCGGCGCCGAAGGAGCAGACACGCGAACTGGACGCCATGCCACCGGCCCCGGTGAACCCTCCGAACCCCCCGCCGTGGCGTCGCGACGCCGCCCCTGAGCCGGCCCCGCAGGCGCCCCAGCCAGCCGCGAGTTCCTCCGCGTCGGCGAACGCGTCCTCAGGCGGTGGTCGCCGGAAGAGCCTGATCTTCGGAGCCGTCGCCGCCGTCGTCCTCATCGTCGCGACCGGCCTGGTGATCATCCTGACCAACAGCGGTGATGACGGCGACGCGCACGCGGGGCCGAGTTCGTCCCAACGCCCCAGCACGACACCCACGTCGACCCCCGCGTCGGCACCGCCGAGCTCCGAGGCCGAGCTCAGCAACTACCAATCGGCGGGCGAGCTTTTGGTCGAGTACTACTATGGCGACGGCGGTGGCCCGAAGGAAGCCTGGGATCTGTTGACGCCGCATTCCCAGCAGACGTACTTCGGCAGCAAAGCCGACTACGATGCGTACTGGTCTCAGCACAAAATTGTCCACGTCCAAAAAGCCATCGTGGACCAGAGCAACCCGAAAAACCCGGACGGTTCGCTCAACATGAGCGTGGAGGTCGACTTCGGAAACGGCCACCAACGGATGTATCTTCGGGTGCTCCAGCTGGACGGGAAGCTGAAACTCGACGGCGATCCCCGTCCGGAGAGCAATCAGCGCCAACAGTGACGTTTCCTCCTGTGGCATCGGGTTCGAGTGCCTTACCGTGGAGGTATGACCGAGGATTCGGGCACTGAACGTCACCCCCGATTCGACGACGACCTCATCGGGCTGGACCCGGACGACCCCGAGGCGCGGGCGTTCGCCGAGCACCTCGACCGAATGCAGCGTTGCGACCCGGCGTTCACGGTGGAAGGATCGTTACGCGGTGTCGCCGAGTTCGCCGATGGCAGTAACCGTGCCGGAGGCCTGCGCTGGTGGGTGGCCGTACTCGTCGTGTGCCTGATCCTCATGGGCGTGCTCGTGAGCGCGTGGGACATCCTGGGCGATCTTCTCGCCTGGCTCGAGAGGTAGGGTGGAAGACATGGAGTCCGGCACCCAGCACACTCCGAAAGTCGTCAAGTCCGAGGAAGAATGGCGGGCCCAGCTCAGTCCCGAGGAATACGCGGTGCTGCGTCAGGCCGCCACGGAACCGCCCTTCACCGGCGAGTACAACGACACGAAGACCACAGGCGTGTACACCTGCCGCGCCTGCGGCGCCGAACTGTTCCGCAGTGACACGAAGTTCGAAAGCCACTGCGGCTGGCCGTCCTTCTACGACCCGGCCGATTCCGACGCCGTGATACTGCGGGAGGACCGCTCGCTCGGCATGGTGCGCACCGAGGTGCTGTGCGCCTCGTGTCACAGCCACCTCGGCCACGTCTTCGAAGGCGAGGGTTTCCCCACGCCGACCGACCAGCGGTACTGCATCAACTCGATCGCACTGCGCCTGGTACCGACCGAGGACTGACGGATTCTCGCGGGCTT
It encodes the following:
- a CDS encoding serine/threonine-protein kinase: MGIVWRAIDERLERSVAVKQIIAQPGLSEAERDTMRQRAMREARNAARFQHPNAIVVFDIAEHEGDPCLVMEYLPSRSLAAILTEYETLPVPEVARIGEQVASALIAAHRAGIVHRDIKPGNILIDDNGVCKITDFGISRASGDLTLTQTGLIGGTPAYLAPELARGADPKPSSDVFALGATLYHAIEGVPPYGDNTNQLALLYAAASGKINPPRQAGPATALLMRLLSPEPEDRPSMTEARDKLAALASGQSAVAAAVAPPAPKEQTRELDAMPPAPVNPPNPPPWRRDAAPEPAPQAPQPAASSSASANASSGGGRRKSLIFGAVAAVVLIVATGLVIILTNSGDDGDAHAGPSSSQRPSTTPTSTPASAPPSSEAELSNYQSAGELLVEYYYGDGGGPKEAWDLLTPHSQQTYFGSKADYDAYWSQHKIVHVQKAIVDQSNPKNPDGSLNMSVEVDFGNGHQRMYLRVLQLDGKLKLDGDPRPESNQRQQ
- the msrB gene encoding peptide-methionine (R)-S-oxide reductase MsrB — translated: MESGTQHTPKVVKSEEEWRAQLSPEEYAVLRQAATEPPFTGEYNDTKTTGVYTCRACGAELFRSDTKFESHCGWPSFYDPADSDAVILREDRSLGMVRTEVLCASCHSHLGHVFEGEGFPTPTDQRYCINSIALRLVPTED